A genomic window from Flavobacterium johnsoniae includes:
- a CDS encoding LLM class flavin-dependent oxidoreductase: MEIGIDSFASAMYGDNNTLSNVDAMEQLLQRIEFADQVGLDVFGIGEHHKKEFLDSATAVILSAAAARTKNIRLASAVSVLSAADPVRVYQSFATLDLISKGRAEIVVGRGSSIEAYPLFGYNLNDYDALFSEKLELLLKIRDNEFVTWQGKFRPEINNLPVYPRALQEKMPIWLGVGGTPESFIRAGSLGLPLMVAVIGGQTHRFKPLVDLYRQAGKAAGYKPEELKVGLHSPGYIGATTESAIEDYYPGYAELWTKLGYERGWPPVTKGKFDGLIDDLGVLIVGSPERAAEKILRHSEALGGVDRFTFQMDNAGLTHKQLMNSIELIGTKLIPLIRKG, translated from the coding sequence ATGGAAATAGGAATAGACAGTTTTGCTTCGGCAATGTATGGTGATAACAACACTTTGAGCAATGTTGATGCTATGGAACAATTACTGCAAAGAATTGAATTTGCAGATCAAGTCGGTCTTGATGTTTTCGGAATTGGAGAACATCATAAAAAAGAATTTTTAGATTCTGCAACGGCTGTTATTTTGAGTGCAGCGGCGGCAAGAACAAAAAATATAAGATTAGCGAGTGCGGTTTCTGTTTTAAGTGCCGCAGATCCTGTTAGAGTCTATCAAAGTTTTGCGACTTTAGATTTGATTTCGAAAGGAAGAGCAGAAATTGTAGTCGGTCGCGGATCTTCTATTGAAGCTTATCCCCTTTTTGGTTATAATTTGAATGATTATGATGCGCTTTTCAGCGAAAAATTAGAATTGCTTCTAAAGATTCGCGATAATGAGTTTGTGACTTGGCAAGGAAAATTTCGTCCCGAAATTAACAATTTGCCCGTTTATCCCAGAGCTTTACAGGAAAAAATGCCCATTTGGCTTGGAGTTGGCGGAACACCAGAATCTTTTATTCGAGCAGGTTCACTAGGACTTCCTTTAATGGTGGCTGTCATTGGCGGGCAAACACATCGTTTTAAACCTTTGGTCGATTTATACCGTCAAGCGGGAAAAGCAGCGGGCTACAAACCAGAAGAATTAAAAGTCGGATTGCATTCGCCAGGTTATATTGGTGCAACTACGGAAAGTGCGATTGAAGATTATTATCCAGGTTATGCCGAATTATGGACCAAATTAGGTTATGAAAGAGGCTGGCCTCCTGTAACAAAAGGCAAATTTGATGGCTTAATTGATGATTTAGGAGTTCTAATTGTAGGAAGTCCAGAACGTGCCGCAGAAAAAATTCTTCGTCACAGTGAAGCACTCGGAGGTGTTGACCGATTTACTTTCCAAATGGATAATGCAGGATTAACCCACAAACAATTAATGAATTCAATAGAATTAATTGGAACAAAATTGATTCCGCTGATTAGAAAGGGATAA
- a CDS encoding DoxX family membrane protein: MKNITILEAGLILRIVLAITMLSAVADRFGIWGAPGSNGVAWGNWENFVIYTNTLNPYANKSTAEILGAIATFLEVLLSLLLLFGFKTRLAALGTAFLLFFFGFAMAVSVSVKAPLDYSVWTSAAAALLLANIGKSSFAVDNRI; the protein is encoded by the coding sequence ATGAAAAACATAACCATACTAGAAGCAGGTTTAATTTTAAGAATAGTTTTAGCAATCACAATGCTTTCGGCAGTAGCTGATCGATTTGGAATTTGGGGAGCGCCTGGCTCAAACGGCGTTGCTTGGGGAAATTGGGAAAACTTCGTTATTTATACCAATACTTTAAATCCTTATGCAAATAAATCTACCGCAGAAATTCTGGGCGCAATCGCTACTTTTTTAGAAGTTTTACTGAGTTTATTGCTCTTATTCGGATTTAAAACAAGACTTGCTGCTTTAGGAACTGCTTTTTTATTGTTCTTTTTTGGATTTGCAATGGCAGTTTCCGTTTCTGTAAAAGCACCTTTAGATTATTCGGTATGGACAAGCGCAGCGGCGGCATTATTGCTGGCTAATATTGGTAAATCCTCTTTTGCTGTAGACAATCGCATATAG
- a CDS encoding FMN-dependent NADH-azoreductase, giving the protein MSQRILQILTSTNGENSFSNQLSNAVIEKLKAANPSSTVQTLDLSKTPLPYLTGSHISAVYAPAETHSEEQKLALKYSDDAIENLLESDVIVIGVPLYNFGIPAVLKGWIDQIARAGKTFSYADGSPKGLVNNKKVYLSIASGAIFSEGPYKSYDFSESYLRTVFAFLGMTDVTTFRVEGTAIPDFAANALPKALSSVEEFAF; this is encoded by the coding sequence ATGAGCCAAAGAATTCTACAAATACTAACAAGTACTAATGGAGAAAATTCATTTAGTAACCAATTATCTAATGCTGTTATCGAAAAACTAAAAGCAGCAAATCCGAGCAGTACAGTACAAACACTTGATCTTTCTAAAACGCCTTTGCCATATTTAACAGGTTCACATATTAGTGCCGTTTATGCGCCTGCTGAAACACATTCGGAAGAACAAAAATTGGCACTCAAATATTCAGATGATGCAATCGAAAATTTATTGGAATCTGATGTTATAGTGATTGGAGTTCCTTTATATAATTTCGGAATTCCTGCAGTTTTGAAAGGATGGATTGATCAGATTGCTAGAGCAGGCAAGACTTTCAGTTATGCTGACGGATCGCCAAAAGGATTGGTAAATAATAAAAAAGTGTATTTATCAATTGCATCAGGTGCAATATTTTCTGAGGGACCGTACAAAAGTTATGATTTCTCTGAATCGTATTTACGAACGGTTTTCGCCTTTTTAGGAATGACCGATGTAACAACATTTCGCGTAGAAGGAACTGCAATTCCTGATTTTGCAGCCAATGCATTGCCTAAAGCTTTATCTTCTGTTGAGGAATTTGCTTTTTAA
- a CDS encoding sulfite exporter TauE/SafE family protein: MTILTFTLIMILGAFLAGFIGSLSGLGGGIIIIPLLTIILGVDIHYAIGAALVSVIATSSGSAAAYVKEGITNMRMGIFLEIATTIGAVCGALLSTVAPTSFIAVLFGLTLIFSAINSLRKKEEHIVLESSPLAKKLKLEGTYPTHDGEVVKYGTKNVIGGFSMMGIAGMMSGLLGIGSGAFKVIAMDNIMRVPFKVSTTTSNFMMGVTAMASSVIYIQKGYIEPGICMPVVIGVLFGAMAGAKILVRTNPKKLRIFFACLIFVLAVNMIYNGLNGKI, translated from the coding sequence ATGACAATACTTACCTTTACGCTGATTATGATTCTGGGCGCTTTTTTAGCTGGCTTTATCGGTTCATTATCAGGCTTAGGAGGTGGAATTATCATCATTCCGCTTCTTACGATTATTCTCGGTGTCGACATTCATTATGCTATTGGAGCCGCTTTAGTCTCCGTTATCGCAACCTCTTCAGGCTCTGCAGCAGCTTATGTAAAAGAAGGAATTACAAACATGAGAATGGGAATTTTTCTTGAAATCGCCACTACTATCGGAGCCGTTTGCGGTGCCTTACTTTCTACCGTTGCTCCTACTTCTTTTATAGCCGTTCTATTCGGTTTAACGTTGATTTTTTCTGCTATTAATTCACTTCGAAAGAAAGAAGAACATATTGTATTAGAATCTAGTCCATTAGCTAAAAAATTAAAATTAGAAGGAACTTATCCAACGCACGATGGCGAAGTAGTAAAATATGGAACTAAAAACGTAATTGGCGGTTTCAGTATGATGGGAATTGCTGGAATGATGTCTGGCTTACTAGGAATTGGTTCTGGCGCTTTTAAAGTAATTGCAATGGACAACATTATGAGAGTTCCGTTTAAAGTTTCGACTACTACAAGTAATTTCATGATGGGCGTTACAGCAATGGCGAGTTCTGTAATTTATATTCAGAAAGGATATATTGAACCTGGAATATGTATGCCTGTTGTAATTGGAGTTCTTTTTGGAGCAATGGCGGGAGCGAAAATCTTAGTGCGAACAAATCCGAAGAAATTGAGAATCTTTTTTGCCTGCCTGATTTTTGTTTTGGCAGTAAATATGATTTATAACGGACTAAATGGAAAAATCTAA
- a CDS encoding fumarate reductase/succinate dehydrogenase flavoprotein subunit, with translation MESKIPEGPLADKWNLYKSKAKLVNPANRKKLNIIVVGTGLAGASCAASLAEQGYNIQSFCFQDSARRAHSVAAQGGVNAAKNYKNDGDSTFRMFYDTIKGGDFRSREANVYRLAECSAHLIDHAVAQGVPFAREYAGYLNNRSFGGVQVSRTFYARGQTGQQLLLGAYQALERQVALGKIALYTRHEMLELVVIDGKAKGIIARNLETGTIERYAADAVVLASGGYGKVYYLSTLAMGCNSSAVWRAHKKGAFMAGVSWIQFHPTSLPQHGENQSKLTLMSESLRNDGRIWVPKTANDDRKANLIPEEERDYYLERRYPSFGNLAPRDISSRAAKERIDAGHGVGPMKNAIYLDFSDAIKAQGKDAIEVKYSNLFTMYEKITGINAYKEPMLISPSAHFTMGGLWVDYELMTTIPGLFALGEANFADHGANRLGANSLLQACVDGYFIAPYTIPNYLSGELNATKYDVSHPAFEEAEKAVRRQLDCFLHTNGTLSADYFHKKIGRLLYEKCGLSRNRKNLEEALIEIRELKASFEKDLRITGDNTLNSELEKAGRIADYIELAELMCYDALQREESCGAHFREEYQTPDGEAVRNDEDFCYVSAWQWKGNNEEPKLHKEPLVFEAVELAVRSYK, from the coding sequence ATGGAGTCAAAAATACCCGAAGGTCCTCTTGCTGATAAATGGAATCTTTACAAGTCTAAAGCGAAGTTAGTTAATCCAGCAAACCGAAAAAAACTAAATATTATAGTTGTAGGCACCGGTCTTGCGGGCGCTTCCTGTGCAGCTTCACTCGCAGAACAAGGCTATAATATTCAATCCTTTTGTTTTCAGGATTCTGCTAGACGTGCACATTCTGTTGCCGCTCAAGGCGGAGTAAATGCAGCCAAAAACTACAAAAATGATGGAGACAGCACTTTCAGAATGTTTTACGATACTATTAAAGGTGGTGATTTTAGATCTCGAGAAGCCAATGTGTATCGTTTAGCAGAATGTTCTGCACATCTTATCGATCATGCTGTGGCTCAAGGTGTTCCTTTCGCTAGAGAATACGCTGGATATCTAAACAATCGATCATTTGGCGGCGTTCAGGTTTCTAGAACTTTTTATGCCCGAGGACAGACAGGACAGCAGCTTTTATTGGGTGCTTATCAAGCTTTAGAAAGACAAGTCGCTCTAGGAAAGATAGCATTATACACACGTCATGAAATGCTCGAATTGGTTGTTATTGATGGCAAAGCCAAAGGCATAATTGCAAGAAATCTAGAAACTGGAACTATCGAACGTTATGCTGCAGATGCTGTTGTTTTGGCTTCTGGAGGTTACGGAAAAGTATATTATTTGTCGACTTTAGCAATGGGGTGTAATAGTTCTGCCGTTTGGAGAGCGCACAAAAAAGGTGCTTTTATGGCTGGCGTGAGTTGGATTCAGTTTCATCCTACTTCACTTCCACAACATGGCGAAAATCAATCTAAGTTGACTTTAATGTCTGAATCGCTTCGAAATGATGGACGAATCTGGGTTCCCAAAACCGCAAATGATGACAGAAAGGCAAATTTAATTCCCGAGGAAGAAAGAGATTATTATTTAGAACGTCGCTATCCTTCGTTTGGAAATTTGGCTCCGAGAGATATTTCGTCGCGCGCTGCAAAGGAAAGAATTGATGCCGGACATGGCGTTGGTCCAATGAAAAACGCTATTTATTTAGATTTTTCAGATGCTATAAAAGCGCAGGGAAAAGATGCAATTGAGGTAAAATACAGCAATCTTTTTACCATGTATGAAAAAATTACAGGAATAAATGCTTATAAAGAACCTATGCTTATTTCTCCTTCTGCGCACTTTACAATGGGCGGACTTTGGGTAGATTATGAACTAATGACAACAATTCCAGGGTTATTTGCTTTAGGCGAAGCTAATTTTGCCGATCATGGCGCTAATCGTTTGGGAGCAAATTCACTACTTCAGGCTTGTGTCGATGGTTATTTTATTGCTCCATATACCATTCCTAATTATTTATCAGGCGAATTAAATGCAACAAAATATGATGTTTCTCATCCTGCTTTTGAGGAAGCTGAAAAAGCGGTAAGAAGACAATTAGATTGTTTTTTACATACTAACGGAACTCTTTCTGCTGATTATTTTCATAAAAAAATTGGACGATTATTATATGAAAAATGTGGTCTTTCTAGAAACAGAAAAAATTTAGAAGAGGCTTTAATTGAAATTCGAGAATTGAAAGCTTCATTCGAAAAAGATCTCAGAATTACAGGCGACAATACACTCAACAGCGAATTGGAAAAAGCTGGACGAATTGCAGATTATATCGAATTAGCCGAATTAATGTGTTATGATGCCTTACAACGCGAAGAATCATGCGGAGCACATTTTAGGGAAGAATATCAAACTCCTGATGGTGAAGCCGTTCGAAATGACGAGGATTTCTGCTACGTTTCGGCTTGGCAATGGAAAGGAAATAATGAAGAACCTAAACTGCACAAAGAACCTCTTGTCTTTGAAGCTGTAGAATTGGCTGTTAGAAGCTATAAATAA
- a CDS encoding GNAT family N-acetyltransferase yields MNIRKATISDSKYIAPILLLAMEEIIYKFIAKKDYASAKEFLEHFIGRENNQYSYQNCYVAEENNEIIGAVNIYKGSDIERLRNPIIEFVRENYNPEFDPEFETKEGEFYIDSLGVNQNHQGKGIGSKLLLFLIDDFVYQKNETLGLLVEEDNPLAKNLYLKLGFNVVGGKTLVGKKLDHLQISPK; encoded by the coding sequence ATGAATATCAGAAAAGCTACGATATCCGACTCAAAATATATTGCTCCTATATTATTATTAGCAATGGAAGAAATCATTTATAAATTTATTGCTAAGAAAGATTACGCTTCCGCGAAAGAGTTTCTGGAACATTTCATCGGAAGAGAAAACAATCAATATTCTTATCAAAATTGTTATGTTGCTGAAGAAAATAATGAAATCATTGGGGCTGTAAATATCTATAAAGGTTCTGATATCGAAAGATTACGAAATCCAATAATTGAATTTGTGAGGGAAAATTATAATCCTGAATTCGATCCTGAATTTGAGACAAAAGAAGGGGAATTTTATATCGATTCTTTAGGCGTAAATCAAAATCATCAAGGAAAAGGAATTGGATCAAAATTACTTCTATTTTTAATTGATGATTTTGTATATCAAAAAAACGAAACTTTAGGTTTATTGGTTGAAGAAGATAATCCGTTGGCAAAAAACCTTTATTTAAAACTCGGATTTAATGTTGTAGGAGGAAAAACTCTGGTCGGAAAAAAACTGGATCATCTTCAAATAAGTCCGAAATAA
- a CDS encoding acetyl-CoA C-acetyltransferase, producing MKSNTIRKVAIVGYNRIPFARANTAYSNVGNKEMMIAALDGLIDKYSLKGKLLGEVAGGAVIKHTYDNNLIRECVMKTSLAPETPACDLQQACDTGIESAIYIANKIALGQIDSGIAGGVDSISDMPIAVSEKLRKILLEARYAKSLGAKIKTFLKLRPKDLSPLVPRNEESQTGLSMGGHTEITAKYYKISREEQDQFALKSHLNMAKAYDEGFFDDMITSFNGLEKDNNLRRDSTIEKLAKLNPAFDKVNGTLTAGNSTPLTDGASCILLASEEWAKEQGLPILAYITFAEIAAIEYVKNQQNLLLAPLFAASRMLEKAELNLQDFDYYEIHEAFAAQTLATLKIWESPELSAEIGLKKTLGAIDRNKLNVKGSSLAAAHPFAATGGRIIGVMAKLLNEKGSGKGLISICAAGGQGVTMIIEK from the coding sequence ATGAAATCAAATACAATAAGAAAAGTGGCTATTGTAGGTTACAACAGAATTCCTTTTGCAAGAGCAAATACAGCCTATTCTAATGTTGGCAATAAAGAAATGATGATTGCCGCACTCGATGGTTTAATTGATAAATACAGTTTGAAAGGAAAATTATTAGGTGAAGTTGCCGGAGGTGCTGTTATTAAGCATACTTACGACAATAATCTGATTCGCGAATGTGTTATGAAAACAAGCCTAGCCCCAGAAACTCCTGCTTGCGATTTACAGCAAGCCTGTGACACTGGAATTGAAAGTGCTATTTATATTGCCAATAAAATTGCACTAGGACAAATTGATTCTGGGATTGCTGGCGGCGTAGATTCTATCAGCGACATGCCAATTGCAGTGAGCGAAAAACTTCGAAAAATATTGTTAGAAGCTCGATATGCAAAATCATTAGGAGCAAAAATTAAGACCTTTTTAAAACTTCGTCCAAAAGATTTAAGTCCGCTTGTGCCTAGAAATGAAGAATCTCAAACAGGACTTTCAATGGGGGGACATACTGAAATTACGGCTAAATATTATAAAATATCTCGCGAAGAACAAGATCAATTTGCTTTAAAAAGTCATTTGAATATGGCAAAAGCTTACGACGAAGGTTTTTTTGATGATATGATTACGTCTTTTAACGGATTAGAAAAAGATAATAATCTAAGAAGAGATTCTACAATTGAAAAATTGGCCAAATTAAATCCCGCTTTCGACAAAGTAAATGGAACTTTGACAGCAGGAAATTCAACTCCTTTAACTGATGGAGCATCTTGTATTCTTTTGGCTAGCGAAGAATGGGCAAAAGAGCAAGGACTTCCTATTTTAGCTTATATTACTTTTGCTGAAATTGCAGCAATCGAATATGTAAAAAACCAGCAGAATTTATTGTTAGCGCCATTATTTGCTGCGTCAAGAATGCTGGAAAAAGCCGAATTAAATTTACAAGATTTTGATTATTATGAAATTCACGAAGCTTTTGCGGCTCAAACTTTAGCAACTTTAAAGATTTGGGAAAGTCCTGAATTGAGCGCTGAAATTGGTTTAAAGAAAACACTTGGCGCAATAGATCGTAACAAATTAAATGTAAAAGGAAGCAGTTTAGCAGCTGCTCACCCATTTGCAGCAACTGGCGGAAGAATTATTGGCGTAATGGCAAAATTGCTAAACGAAAAAGGTTCTGGAAAAGGATTAATTTCTATTTGTGCCGCAGGCGGACAAGGAGTAACTATGATTATTGAAAAATAA
- a CDS encoding winged helix-turn-helix transcriptional regulator — MKTKSELTKEMDCQPEECLASLLPVRDALEVLSGRWKLPILIALSNRPKRFKEISKDINGITDKMLSKELKDLEVNKLVIRTVYDTFPPTVEYARTEHSHTLYNVISALNEWGTLHRKEIIGNRNE; from the coding sequence ATGAAAACAAAAAGTGAATTAACGAAAGAAATGGACTGTCAGCCAGAAGAATGTCTTGCTTCATTATTACCGGTAAGAGATGCTCTCGAAGTTTTAAGCGGAAGATGGAAACTTCCAATTTTGATAGCTTTGTCAAACAGACCAAAACGATTTAAGGAAATTTCTAAAGATATAAATGGCATCACAGATAAAATGCTTTCCAAAGAACTTAAAGATCTTGAGGTAAATAAATTAGTTATCAGAACTGTCTATGATACATTTCCTCCAACTGTTGAATATGCTAGAACAGAACACAGCCACACTTTGTATAACGTCATAAGTGCGTTAAATGAATGGGGAACTTTACATCGAAAAGAGATTATCGGAAATCGAAATGAATAA
- a CDS encoding DUF1634 domain-containing protein, with amino-acid sequence MEKSNMVQEEKFGEKDFQTIIGNLLRYGVWISLSVAFIGGIVYLINHGSQIEDYSVFKENDRNIFEVIAAIYKGAIQGDGASLIFTGIIFLFLTPVLRVLLSLFSFLLEKDYLYVGITLIVILIIIISISFGFSH; translated from the coding sequence ATGGAAAAATCTAATATGGTACAAGAAGAAAAATTTGGAGAAAAAGATTTTCAAACCATTATCGGAAACTTACTTCGTTATGGCGTTTGGATTTCGTTATCAGTTGCTTTTATTGGCGGAATCGTTTATTTAATAAATCACGGAAGCCAAATTGAAGATTATTCTGTTTTTAAAGAAAATGACCGTAATATATTTGAAGTAATCGCTGCCATTTATAAAGGAGCAATTCAGGGAGATGGAGCATCATTAATTTTTACGGGAATCATTTTCCTATTTTTAACTCCAGTTCTGCGTGTTTTATTATCGCTTTTTTCGTTTTTACTGGAAAAAGATTATCTCTATGTTGGCATTACGCTGATCGTAATTCTGATTATTATTATAAGTATTTCATTCGGTTTCTCACATTAA
- a CDS encoding TonB-dependent receptor has protein sequence MKIIFDAKVYFFVLFLSSITMIGQQLGTINGKVSLSGNKPAGDVSVTLKGTKYSDVTSVSGHYEIKNIKPGTYTILLRGVGIQPVEESIVVSSKQATIKNFVLSESQEDLEEVVIKKNKYKQDKPSLSLRLQTPVLEIPQNVQIVSAQTLKDQQITSMSDGVIRNVSGAVRLEHWGDLYTNITMRGSQIQAFRNGFNVVSSFWGPLTEDMSFVDHIEFVKGPAGFMLSSGDPSGLYNVVTKKPTGVTKAEVTATAGSYDFYRVSLDLDGKLDKKGKLLYRFNGSAQNKGSHRQFERNNRYVIAPVLSYQIDDKTKITAEYNFQYANMTEVGSYYVFGPQAGGYATLPVGFTMTQPGLPDTNIQDHSGYLMFEHKFDENWKLSAQTSYFKYIQQGYSSWPGVVGPGPADRDFDGVPEGNLAYGDIIRNVGIWDAESNMYLGQVFVNGKFNTGNVTHKILAGVDLGSKDYMADWGQSHDLDTPANPFNVYNPNYGTPSNGFPQFDHTTPLSVRAKAIGGLMSTEYAAGYIQDELGFFENKVRLTLAGRYTWISQASWGGAPISDSHITPRAGLSVSIDENTSVYGLYDQAFIPQSGVIRNGDKVKPLTGNNLEFGIKRDWFDGSWSTTLSAYSILKKNELTGDPANTPGQQFSVVLGEKRAQGVEFDVRGKIFDGLNLIANYAFTESIVNEVDPAVSAATGIKKGDIVPGYAKHTANAWLNYTLQNGKLKGFGASIGGTFLDGRQTDTWSVGLERLPSYFKLDGGLSYETGKFKVTANVFNILDEYIYSGSYYSWLNAYYWQTEAPRNFRVGVTYKL, from the coding sequence ATGAAAATAATTTTTGATGCAAAAGTTTACTTTTTCGTGTTGTTTTTGAGTTCAATAACTATGATTGGGCAGCAACTTGGAACAATTAATGGAAAAGTTTCTTTAAGTGGAAATAAACCTGCAGGAGATGTTTCTGTAACTTTAAAAGGAACAAAGTATTCAGATGTTACAAGTGTTTCAGGACATTATGAAATTAAAAATATTAAACCGGGTACGTATACTATTCTTTTAAGAGGAGTTGGTATTCAGCCAGTTGAAGAAAGTATTGTGGTAAGTTCAAAACAGGCTACAATTAAAAACTTTGTGCTTTCAGAAAGTCAAGAAGATCTTGAAGAAGTTGTTATTAAAAAGAACAAATACAAGCAAGACAAGCCATCATTGTCATTACGTCTTCAGACTCCAGTTTTAGAAATTCCTCAAAACGTTCAAATTGTAAGTGCGCAAACCTTAAAAGATCAGCAGATTACAAGTATGAGTGATGGAGTTATTCGTAACGTGAGTGGTGCTGTTCGTTTAGAGCACTGGGGAGATTTGTATACTAATATTACGATGAGAGGTTCTCAAATTCAGGCTTTTAGAAACGGATTTAACGTGGTTTCTTCTTTTTGGGGGCCGCTAACAGAAGATATGAGTTTTGTAGATCATATTGAATTCGTAAAAGGACCAGCTGGATTTATGCTTTCAAGCGGTGATCCAAGTGGTTTATATAATGTTGTAACTAAAAAACCAACAGGAGTTACAAAAGCTGAAGTTACGGCAACCGCAGGAAGCTACGATTTTTATAGAGTAAGTCTTGATCTTGATGGAAAATTAGATAAAAAAGGAAAATTATTATACAGATTCAACGGGTCTGCACAAAATAAAGGTTCTCACCGTCAATTCGAGAGAAACAATCGTTATGTAATTGCTCCGGTGCTTTCTTATCAGATTGATGATAAAACAAAAATTACGGCAGAATACAATTTTCAATATGCTAATATGACTGAAGTTGGTTCTTACTATGTTTTCGGACCACAGGCGGGCGGATATGCAACTTTGCCAGTTGGTTTTACAATGACACAGCCAGGGCTTCCTGATACAAATATTCAAGATCACAGTGGATATTTAATGTTCGAACATAAATTTGACGAAAACTGGAAACTTAGCGCTCAAACTTCTTATTTTAAATACATTCAGCAAGGATACAGTTCTTGGCCAGGCGTTGTTGGTCCAGGTCCAGCAGATAGAGATTTTGACGGTGTTCCTGAAGGAAATCTTGCTTACGGAGACATTATTAGAAACGTAGGTATTTGGGATGCAGAAAGTAACATGTATTTAGGGCAAGTATTCGTAAACGGAAAATTCAATACTGGAAATGTTACACATAAAATATTAGCAGGTGTAGATTTAGGAAGCAAAGATTATATGGCAGATTGGGGACAATCTCACGATTTGGATACGCCAGCAAATCCGTTTAATGTATACAATCCTAATTATGGTACGCCATCTAATGGTTTTCCGCAATTTGATCATACAACACCACTTTCTGTAAGAGCAAAAGCAATTGGTGGTTTAATGAGTACAGAATATGCAGCAGGATATATTCAGGATGAATTAGGATTTTTTGAAAATAAAGTAAGATTAACCCTTGCGGGAAGATATACTTGGATTAGTCAGGCAAGTTGGGGAGGAGCTCCAATTTCTGACAGCCACATTACGCCACGTGCAGGTTTAAGTGTTTCTATTGACGAAAATACTTCTGTTTACGGATTGTACGACCAAGCTTTTATTCCACAATCTGGTGTGATTAGAAATGGTGACAAAGTGAAACCGCTTACAGGAAACAATCTTGAGTTTGGTATTAAAAGAGATTGGTTTGATGGTTCATGGAGTACTACATTATCTGCTTATAGCATCTTGAAGAAAAACGAACTTACAGGAGATCCTGCAAATACTCCAGGACAGCAATTTAGTGTTGTATTAGGAGAGAAAAGAGCGCAAGGTGTTGAATTTGATGTAAGAGGAAAAATCTTTGATGGGTTAAATTTAATTGCGAATTATGCTTTCACAGAATCTATTGTAAACGAAGTTGATCCTGCGGTTTCTGCAGCAACAGGAATTAAAAAAGGTGATATCGTACCAGGTTATGCAAAACATACAGCAAATGCATGGTTAAATTATACGCTTCAAAATGGTAAATTGAAAGGATTTGGCGCCTCTATTGGAGGAACTTTCCTTGACGGACGTCAAACAGATACTTGGAGTGTCGGATTAGAAAGATTACCTTCTTACTTTAAATTAGATGGAGGTTTATCTTATGAAACTGGTAAGTTTAAAGTTACTGCAAACGTATTCAATATCTTAGATGAATATATTTATAGTGGTTCATACTACAGCTGGTTAAATGCTTATTACTGGCAGACTGAAGCACCAAGAAACTTTAGAGTTGGTGTTACTTATAAATTGTAG